The window caattttattggATACCTTCAGTTAGTACTACAAGTATTATGCTAGTTAATTATATCTTTATATTGTGATAACTTATTACAACTGTTGTGTTCATTCCGTTTATGTTGAAACCTTTATTGTTGTCTCTACTATGTTTTTAAaccttcaattttataattaatagtgGTTTAACGTatttaattatacttttttagaaaattaacgatatatttctttcatcCCTATCTCTTTCAGTATCTTTCTCTCActtggatattttttttaaatagaaaaattacaaactactTACActcaattgaaaaaattaataaaaagataaaatttattaggtaaatatttcgtgatttttttttttataatttatcttctctatatataaaacgtagaaaaaaaatgactcAAGGTTTTGAAAAGAGTAAAGAAAATCCTTgccaagaagaaaagaggatgCAATgataataacttatttttctattctccCATTTTTCtctacaaattatttatatttatctcTATATGTTTTCACTTTTTGAcctatacatttatttttttctaaccaaatttctttatatctctctttctcttacgaaaaagaagaaaaactgtCATACATGTTtggttttctattttctaaaatatatatcagtaaattatatattttttaaataaaaagttctttttttattgaaataattataaggATGAAAAATGAACCTCTATctatgtaaaatatatatattatttatttctatctAGACATCCAACATTTTCATGTGTGAATGCAAAactatttcaataattaataaagtaccttctatatatatctccaacaaatttattttcttttagaaaggAAATAAGAACACTTATTTATGACTAATTTCTATACAACTATTGCCAgatttgaaaatcttaaatttctttACCATCAAATAACAACTTTTATGGTAATGTACTCCATTGtaggtaaaaaagaaaaaattactcaagaaaaaattgaaattattgaaatgtATTACAAAAGTGGgattgaataatattttataaataatacttGGATGCATCTAGACatcatttataaatacatttaaatcTTTTGATAATCGAAGAAGATCAGATGGGTTGTGGGTTGAAGTTTACACATagttactttttatttatttttggtgcCATAGTTGTAGTTAAATgcatatcaataatattctattttttttatttgtaattgaCTTTTATATATGAAACGATGACTTATAAAATTGTGGAGtggagttttaaaatatttagatggGATGGTCAGCCGACCCATTTCCTaacaatataaacaaaataaaataaacaatactaatgtttctattatatttatgtatataaaataatctGTTGTTTCTCCAAACTCCAAAACCTAACTCCATCTAACCCACGTTGAAGGATGACTTTCTCCCCCCCAATGTTGAAGCCTTAAACTGAATTTGTCTCAATTGACATGGAGTGTATGGGTCGtttgtttaaaatacaatGATTATGGAAGTATAGGAGATTGAAATTATTTCAAGTTGAATAGAGGGATTACATTGCCATGATGATTATGAAGTCAAATTCGCTTTAATAAGATATACattatgtttattaattaaattattaccAAATGATGAATCATTCATTATATTGAGATAGATGCATGTTGGTACATGTGAAATATTACTAATTAATTCTGTTCGTGGAAACTAGAAAGCATCTCCTAAAATTAGGCTTCATTATTggatgtgtatatatataataccaTTCTTATGTGGtgctaatttttgtttttattctcaattaaaagatatagTTTCACTTAATACGTGttattgatgaaaatatgTAATTCGAAtcgtttttttataattgagaaaaataagaaaaagaaaatctaagtTAACAGtgattgttttgttattttgtgtTGATAAACTCTACGACAgttatcataaatataattttactttttacaaattttacaacaaattttattatatttgtaattgttgttatacactttattattatttataaaattgttatatgcgataataatcaaaattcatttttgtcttttgaaCATATTTGTCAATTGAGCCcctaaaaaatgtttctttatACAATTATTCCAACACgtttgtcaaataattaaatcataagtTTAGACTACAAAGGGTTGTTGCATTTTTATTCCCATGactaattttaaactaaaagtGTGCTTCTAATGCTATAAAAACATGACATGTTCCCATACATATCTGTCATTgtatgttgaaaattttaattacaaagtcaaataaaaagattcctagttaaattaaactaaacacATATCCATTAGATAAGTTGAATTCAACTTCGATAACACAAATCTAATTAtctaattttctaataatataaaactaataatctTCGAATGGTATAAAAGtcttatttgaaatttaaaacgCATTACATGTATCATTCTTAGATTCTtgtttaaaagtataatttgaTTCCCTTATAACGCATATAGAGGATGCAAATTCAAACTTCTCGACTTATAATCATACAAATCTGATAAAagaccaaaaagaaaagaaaaacttagaAGATAGCTTCCACGTGACCAAAAAGGGTGAGGTCAGAGTTTTTCATTTGAGCACAATTTGCTTGGATATATCATGTTTTGTGTAACGTGGAAGCTATCTTCTTACGCGTTCAAGTGAACTTAGAATGATTTAAGTCacgtttattttataattatattctcttttctattttgaaaattaagtttaatttttttgggatttatattttagattttttttcaaaattcaaatcacgttttgaaaatagagaaaaagtggtttttatttttgaaagaagaattggtATATGAAGTCCAACAAAGTTATCTAAAGAAAGTCGACATTACCGTGAAGAAATTGTGAAagcacaaattttaaaaaagaaatcatataattataaaatcaaatatcttTGTAAGCCATttttatctataaaaaaacatgaaagtaGAGGACTAAGCAACAATAGAACTAAAAGAAGTAGGTTAACCTAGGGGATACAACATGTCCGAGAGGGTATCGATGACGACAACAAAGAAgttcaaagaaaaagtagatTAGTGATTACAtaagcaaagaagaaaaacatggAATATGAAAGTAAACAACAAATGTGATTGAAAGCTAAATAACTTTTGTCAATAATCGTAAAAAGACGTCGAAGATTATTATGTTGATGAtaattgttttgtaaatagagTACATATTGAGAAAAATTAACGTGTATAACAATGAAAAGTAGGttttaaacatgaatttaagTGTGTcccatatttgaaaatcattatCTTCTTTATTGATAAACGGTAAAAAGACAGAGAAGGTCACAATCAGTGTAGTATATATGAATTATTCATTGGGTTGTGAGATAATTAAGAAGTTGATATTTGAATGAGATAAAAGGAAAGGcattgaagatgaaaatgaaatatggtGGCCAATAGTCAATGTGTTGAAAATAGTATTAGatgtgttttctttctctcttgtAGCCTTTCTCCCCCACATGCTTTTCATCCAATCCATCAAAACTCTTCTCTTCATacgtcttcttcttttcattttatttttattaatgcatatttgtttattaattatgttgaGACATCCATCacttctattttcaaatattggagtTTAGTCTTTCACTCTATGTAATCGTACTGTtccaaaatgaatataaaatagCGAGAAAATTAAGTTCTCATTCGAACATAAATTAAGATATGAACTTCCCTAAAttcctctttatttttttttataaaagattttcatttaaaaaattaaatggttgTTAACAATCACAacattagttttatattactTAATCATATAATTGTGTGATAATTACCTTAAGACTATTTGCCTTTTTCTCTTAGACTTTTGCAGATTATTTAACGTAGGATGTgacaaataaagaaactaaTTTATCTCTCGGAATCAAAATATTCAGTAGTTTTTATTGacaatgtttgaaatttttacatgtttataatttcaatcattttatttttcttcttcttataacTCCTTACGAAATAATGATTgacattataattttgttgatattaCTATTCAAATTTGAGTAAAATAAAGACTTTAGTAATATAAACGACGTAAATCGATAAATAGAGATTTTAAATTTCGTCCTTTACTCTTATTGATATAGACTAATATGgtgtaattatattaattttttaaacatataatatttatatacatttataacACATATCATATTCATCTTACGTGCACGCAGTTTTAACATCCTCTATAAGGGGTTTAAGATTGGTGTTTgatctataatttatttttttctatatggtACTCCTTTTCCAAGTTGATGATTGAGTAATTATGTTATGTTTGcgtaaaaaaagatataataatgaacaagaaattaaaaaagttatattggTAAACAAAATTGggtgaaattatattttgagggtaattttagaataaaatccAAATAGGTATGTTTGTTATAGTTGTtaagatttttgtttgtttgttgtttagaACCAGACTCTAAAATATGGGAACAGtaccattttttcttataataataattttcactttCCTGAATAAATAAAACAGTGGGCCGGGCCCGGTTTTCTGGGCTAAAGCGTAAAATGAATGGGCTTACAAGCCGCCCTTCTACTCCAAAACCCAACCATAAAACAggtcaattttagtttttttttttcttttggttatagataactttattttatgttttaaaaaaacaacatttactaataacttttgtttttataatttttctaaggAAAGAAggattgttattattattattttagtacaaATTGGTAAATGGATTTGAAGATCTTTGGTTCTGAAGCTACACTAACGTCAATTGAGTTAAAGCTCTTAAAAGCACTCGTTCAcgattatacttttaatttttgaagtgAAATTTGGGATTTTAAAAGGCAAACCAAATCAAATACCAATATATTGGATGAACAAACcacaaaattcatatattctaattaattaataaaaaagttacattaaaaagaaaatgaaaaacaaaaagaagaagaagtataCATCACAAATTAGATCCAAATacccaaaatataataataaaaaaacagaaatcaTATACCATGATGTATTCCCAAACCCTCCTTACACATTATTCATCAATCtcataaaatatcacaacGACCAGTGTTGTTTTCAAATCCAAacacaaacataaaataaatcatactTGTTGTTGGCCAACGGCTTCTACCTCCGGCTCCTCATTTTCTCCGGTCAACTCCTCAAGCGATTTTCCTTTAGGTTCCGGCACCAACAAGGTGAGCACACTACCGATGAAATTGATGCAACCAAGTGCAATGAGAGAGTTCTTAACACCAATACCGGGTGGATACCCTAGGTCCGTTTTTGTTCTGTCAGGATTTTGTGCTGCATACAAGAACCCGAAAGCACCGATAATTGCTCCAGCTTTACCGGCGGCAGCGGAGATCCCGTGACATGTGGATCTTAGCCTAGCCGGAAAGATTTCAGCCGGAACGATGAAAGTAGTGGAGTTAGGCCCAAAATttgcaaagaaaaatgttaaggAATACATGACCAAAAACCCAATTCGATTCTCTTTTAAAATCCAATGGTTGTAAGGGAAGGCAATAGCGAACATGAAAATCGTCATCATAATGAACCCAATTAATTGGATGGTGAATCTACCGATGATATCAATCAAAGCCACAGTGAACCAATAGCCTGGCACGGTCCCACAAAGCGCAATGAGCGTTTGCGCCCTAGCGATACGAAAGCACTCTTCAAGAGCGCTCATGGTTTTAGCGGGAGGGAGCCAACCTATTGCAGTGAATATGTCTTTCTGGAAAAGGTTTTGGCTATAAAATGCAATGTCTAGTAAGAACCAAGTGGTTGTGGTTCCAACCAAGTGAAGGCCATGGCGCTTGAGGAATTGCCTTGAAAACAAGCCgaagttgtttttgtttgtgtttaatattttttctaacttctcttcttctgcCTCAACCACTACTTGTAACACTTTCGACATGTCCGCTGCAGCTTGTTTGGCGTTCTTTGCTACTAGAGCGGTGTAACGGGCAGTTTCGGGCATCTTCATACGCCAATAGTATGTCATTCCTGCTGGGATGGCGCCAAACATTAGAACAACGCGCCATACGTAGTCTGACTCCGGTACAGTTGATCCCACTGGGTCAATCTCGTATGAAGGTGCTGAGAATCTGTTGTTGAATGCAGCTGCGATCCCACATCaatagttattaaaattttgctatatatttctaatattttgatttattttattgtatgtAAAAAAacctattattataattatatattaggcttcttttaacttttcacAGTGTGTGAGTACCTGAAACAATCAACGCTACGATTCCACCGGCCAAAATTCCAAAACCTTGCATGGCGAAAACAGCAGCTATAAAAGCCCCTCGTGTTTTCTTATTAGCATATTCAGACATGATTGTCGCCGAAAGTGGGTAATCGCCCCCAATCCCAAACCCAAGCCAGAACCGAAACAAACATAAAGTGGTCATTGTTGCTTTTGCCGAATGCCCAAAACTTAGCCCCGACCCAAATGAACATACCACCATCAGTATCAACGTTATCCCATACACTTTCTTCCTCCCCATCTTGTCGCCTAGCCACCCGAAGAACAGCTGCCCCGCCAGTGTTCCACATAGAGCCACCCCACTCACTGCTGCCGAGACGTTTGGAGGAAGTGACCCTGGCCGAGAGGACCCCGGCGTGTAGTAGTATATTCGACCTATCAACTTCGACACCACCGCGATGCAGAAAAGATCATAGGCGTCCGTGAAGAACCCCATTCCGGCTATGATGATGGCTGTGAAATGGTACCATTGAGTCTTTGCAACATCAAGTGCATTTAGAACTCCCAACTCTTGTGtcattttgttgatttcaaatattcaatccTGCTCtcaaaaaatacataaattttttttgtcaatagtCTATTAATTGTTctaattgtaataaatgttgTTTCTAACCATCATAATCTGAGCTGTTAGAGTTCCAATgccataaataaatataattctaattggactaaaatagtttataaccaaacataaacaattattaaatttaaaacacatAGGTATAATACTAATTGCTATAGTAATCAAGTTAATGCCTTAAATGTtcctaattaaacaaaaacatcgAAGATTAGTAAATAACTATCTCACttaggtttgtttttttcttttttgccaCTGGTAAGAAAAAGATTAGTAGCAACTATGTTAGTAAAAAACGTAAAAGTAGAAAGATGAAAAGTAAGGTTAAGAAAAAGTACTTAATCAAAGAATGAatgttttgaaagtaaaaagaaagaagaagaagaagtagagTATTACAAGGTAATAGTTACCAAAGGTGGAGGGGAGGAGATTGATGAGTGTAAGGATGAGTTGTAGTTTAAATAGAGCATTGATATATTTGAGTTGGGAGAATAATTTGAGCATCTTTTTGGTATATCCCCCACGTACTTTTAATATCTTAATGTCTTTCCCAAATAGGAATAAAATAGGTCTAATTAATCAGATTTTAATTcctataataaatatatttctaaatttttttataatcagTTTGAGTTCCCACTCTTATTGCTATTCCCATCCAGTTGGCAATTTTGATTTGTGCACTCCATTACCAATTATTCAATTCTAATCCCAAATATTTGAATCATCTTAATCTTTTTCccctaataataattattaatttaaccttaagaaaaaacatgaagAATTATTCAAAAAGCAAAAcccacaaaatatttatcattcatttgcaaaaccaattgtaattattttctgtttttgtcgtatatataaatagtttgttttttctaattttattattaaaaattcatttaattatcttgccATTTTTTCACTTATCTTCAAAAACTTTACCCTATATATGTTCATTTTGTATaacttttcaataatttatatagctattaaatgtaaattatagtttttttagaatttaaaaagttgtttttttggaACAAGGCCATGAAATATGCacttcaaatttcttaacCTCAATTATATGACGTCTATATATTCGAAAATAAAATTGctcttcttttcaataacaaaaataataattatatatatattcgaaaataaaattgatcttcttttcaataacaaaaataataattatatcgtATTATAATTaagtcaacattttttaaaattaacgcataaatttgtattatcaaacttaaagttaaatatttgttcTCTCAACTCattgtcaaaataaaaaaactaccTCTTGAAACATCGTCCAATAAAAATCACCTTTTGCTAATGATAAGATGAAGAGAGTCTTACGTTggaaaaactaagaaaactcacaatttttataagataGATATATTACTTTACTCATTATCAATTGGTAATGAAATCTCATGCTATAAAACAACTAAGTACTTGTAACTCTTTTTACACCATTTAATATAAATCAACTAAACAAAAGTGTTTATTACTTGTGTACATGATTATTATCTTCTCCAGCACAACAAATATACAGAAATGAGGGATAGAATTTAGGTTAATTATTATCATGAAACTAAGTTTACTTTAGCCTCTAGATAGTCTAAGAACATCGATTTATTATTTAGTGCGACGATCATGATTGCGTTGACCTTATCCGACACATGTGgttcaaattaataaagaaaaaaaaaatgaaagtcaaggggttgacatttttaatatacatCATGTATACGccacattattttttctacAGTTTTTATATctataactaaaaaatttggaaaatatatacgaatctaataaaatatttactttctcATGTGATTGTGACCTTCAACTTAAGAAGCCCTCTGGCAAGGAAGAACTAAAATACTTGATAATGTGAAAATATCCATTTGTCTTATTGAATTGAATCATAAATTTATCTAAGTTACCATATGATGTCTATATTATCCAAATGGTAGGTTGGAAAAAGACCTTTcagatatttattaaattaggagaacataaattaatatttattttgtccaCAAAATTATACCTAAACTACTACTTTATgattactaaaataaaagcCTTGAGGACgtaatttaaatgttttggACACTAATGTGGATAAAACTATATGAAAATATGTAGTTTAGGGATAAATCCCATAACAATggttatgttttgaaaataaactaattataatattgGTTGACTTTCtagaattaata of the Cucumis sativus cultivar 9930 chromosome 3, Cucumber_9930_V3, whole genome shotgun sequence genome contains:
- the LOC101213007 gene encoding probable inorganic phosphate transporter 1-3; amino-acid sequence: MTQELGVLNALDVAKTQWYHFTAIIIAGMGFFTDAYDLFCIAVVSKLIGRIYYYTPGSSRPGSLPPNVSAAVSGVALCGTLAGQLFFGWLGDKMGRKKVYGITLILMVVCSFGSGLSFGHSAKATMTTLCLFRFWLGFGIGGDYPLSATIMSEYANKKTRGAFIAAVFAMQGFGILAGGIVALIVSAAFNNRFSAPSYEIDPVGSTVPESDYVWRVVLMFGAIPAGMTYYWRMKMPETARYTALVAKNAKQAAADMSKVLQVVVEAEEEKLEKILNTNKNNFGLFSRQFLKRHGLHLVGTTTTWFLLDIAFYSQNLFQKDIFTAIGWLPPAKTMSALEECFRIARAQTLIALCGTVPGYWFTVALIDIIGRFTIQLIGFIMMTIFMFAIAFPYNHWILKENRIGFLVMYSLTFFFANFGPNSTTFIVPAEIFPARLRSTCHGISAAAGKAGAIIGAFGFLYAAQNPDRTKTDLGYPPGIGVKNSLIALGCINFIGSVLTLLVPEPKGKSLEELTGENEEPEVEAVGQQQV